One part of the Parabacteroides distasonis ATCC 8503 genome encodes these proteins:
- a CDS encoding class I SAM-dependent methyltransferase yields MNIGYKVGELIYDANIYDGLNTFLSDLQFYKKWLPKNKEAEILELCCGTGRLTIPIAKDGYSICGVDYTPSMLEQAKMKAIEAELVIDFIEADIRMLDLQEKFDLIFIPFNSIHHLYRNEDLFNALGCVRNHLKAGGLFLLDCFNPNIQYIVESEKVQAVIAEYTTDDGRDVLIKQTMRYESTTQINRIEWHYFINGEFHSIQNLDMRMFFPQELDSYLERAGFDIIHKFGSFEEEAFNDNSEKQIYVLTLNDNKVLYEKIQNQR; encoded by the coding sequence ATGAATATAGGTTACAAGGTTGGTGAGTTGATTTATGATGCAAATATATATGATGGATTAAATACCTTTCTATCTGATTTGCAATTCTACAAAAAGTGGCTACCGAAAAATAAGGAGGCTGAAATACTTGAACTGTGCTGTGGTACAGGCAGACTTACGATCCCCATTGCCAAAGATGGATACAGCATTTGCGGAGTAGATTACACACCCTCAATGCTCGAACAAGCAAAGATGAAGGCTATCGAAGCAGAATTAGTGATTGATTTCATAGAAGCAGATATTAGAATGCTCGACTTGCAAGAAAAATTCGACCTAATCTTTATTCCATTTAATTCAATCCACCATTTATACAGAAACGAAGATTTATTCAATGCGTTAGGGTGCGTTAGAAATCATCTCAAAGCAGGAGGCTTATTTCTGTTAGATTGCTTTAATCCCAACATCCAGTATATTGTCGAGAGCGAAAAAGTGCAGGCAGTAATTGCCGAATATACAACGGATGATGGACGGGATGTGTTGATAAAACAAACAATGCGTTATGAGAGTACAACCCAAATCAATCGCATAGAATGGCACTATTTTATCAATGGCGAGTTTCATTCAATCCAGAATTTGGACATGAGGATGTTTTTCCCTCAAGAATTGGATTCATATCTGGAACGGGCTGGATTTGATATTATTCACAAGTTTGGAAGTTTTGAAGAAGAAGCATTTAACGATAATTCGGAAAAACAGATATATGTTTTAACCCTTAATGATAATAAGGTATTATACGAAAAGATACAAAACCAAAGATGA